In Canis lupus familiaris isolate Mischka breed German Shepherd chromosome 5, alternate assembly UU_Cfam_GSD_1.0, whole genome shotgun sequence, a genomic segment contains:
- the BEAN1 gene encoding protein BEAN1 isoform X2: MSFKRPCPSRYNRTSYFYPTFSESSEHSHLLVSPVLVASAVIGVVIILSCITIIVGSIRRDRQARLQRHRHRHRRHHHHHRHRRRHREYEQGYVSDGYTYSHPSHRIRYTCSPVEDWSPPLELSSDGDMDATVLRELYPDSPPGYEECMGPGATQLYIPTDAPPPYSLTDSYPVLDGAMNVGSGPSPGRYQQAQRILGFGGLRTVSMDTLPPYEAVCGVNPASGLLPLPGPEPGLRSSQGSPTPTQALASGPERIL; encoded by the exons ATGTCCTTCAAACGCCCCTGTCCCT CTCGGTACAACCGAACCAGCTATTTCTACCCCACATTCTCAGAAAGCTCGGAGCATAGCCACCTGCTTGTGTCTCCTGTGTTGGTGGCAAGTGCTGTCATAGGTGTGGTCATCATCCTCTCCTGCATCACCATCATCGTAGGCAGTATCCGCAGGGACCGGCAGGCCCGGCTCCAGCgtcaccgccaccgccaccgccgccaccatcaccaccatcgccaccgccgccgccaccgAGAGTACGAACAAGGATACG TGTCCGATGGGTACACGTACAGCCACCCGAGCCACAGGATACGCTATACCTGCAGCCCTGTCGAGGATTGGTCCCCACCATTGGAGCTCAGTTCTGATGGGGACATGGATGCCACAGTGCTTCGAGAGCTGTACCCAGACTCTCCACCAGG CTATGAGGAGTGCATGGGACCAGGGGCCACTCAGCTGTACATCCCGACCGATGCCCCACCGCCCTACTCGCTGACCGACTCCTACCCCGTGCTGGATGGCGCCATGAATGTGGGCagcggccccagccccggccgaTACCAGCAGGCACAGAGGATCCTGGGCTTTGGTGGCCTCCGCACCGTCTCCATGGATACCCTGCCCCCTTATGAGGCTGTGTGTGGGGTCAACCCCGCATCAGGTCTGCTGCCGCTGCCTGGACCAGAACCAGGGCTAAGGAGCTCCCAGGGCTCACCCACCCCAACCCAGGCGCTGGCCTCTGGTCCAGAGAGGATTCTGTGA
- the LOC119871969 gene encoding uncharacterized protein LOC119871969 isoform X1: MAAPPADPAPAAPHSLPPPGTAGSRRPLHVSTKHLERVPQARAQGGAGGRCGPGTAASPPPLPGVQRRRGRAGLHTKERLPAGAQGLFTPRRSGCTQPSRRGSMKPWACMSSPRARRKSEVDFGRSLGEAGTHGEAHPPASSLL; encoded by the exons ATGGCTGCGCCGCCAGCGGACCCTGCCCCTGCAGCTCCACACTCGCTGCCTCCTCCCGGCACCGCCGGCTCGCGGCGGCCTCTTCACGTGTCTACCAAGCACCTGGAGCGTGTCCCGCAAGCTCGGGCgcaggggggcgcaggggggcgcTGCGGGCCCGGGACGGCGGcctcgcccccccccctccccggggtgcagcggcggcggggccgggccgggctgcaCACAAAGGAGCGACTGCCAG CGGGTGCTCAGGGGCTATTTACTCCACGAAGGAGTGGATGCACGCAGCCATCTCGCAGGGGTTCCATGAAGCCGTGGGCGTGCATGTCCTCGCCCAGAGCCAGAAGAAAGTCAGAGGTGGACTTTG GAAGGTCTTTAGGCGAGGCTGGGACCCACGGAGAAGCACATCCCCCGGCCAGTAGCCTTCTGTAG
- the BEAN1 gene encoding protein BEAN1 isoform X1, translating to MSFKRPCPLARYNRTSYFYPTFSESSEHSHLLVSPVLVASAVIGVVIILSCITIIVGSIRRDRQARLQRHRHRHRRHHHHHRHRRRHREYEQGYVSDGYTYSHPSHRIRYTCSPVEDWSPPLELSSDGDMDATVLRELYPDSPPGYEECMGPGATQLYIPTDAPPPYSLTDSYPVLDGAMNVGSGPSPGRYQQAQRILGFGGLRTVSMDTLPPYEAVCGVNPASGLLPLPGPEPGLRSSQGSPTPTQALASGPERIL from the exons ATGTCCTTCAAACGCCCCTGTCCCT TAGCTCGGTACAACCGAACCAGCTATTTCTACCCCACATTCTCAGAAAGCTCGGAGCATAGCCACCTGCTTGTGTCTCCTGTGTTGGTGGCAAGTGCTGTCATAGGTGTGGTCATCATCCTCTCCTGCATCACCATCATCGTAGGCAGTATCCGCAGGGACCGGCAGGCCCGGCTCCAGCgtcaccgccaccgccaccgccgccaccatcaccaccatcgccaccgccgccgccaccgAGAGTACGAACAAGGATACG TGTCCGATGGGTACACGTACAGCCACCCGAGCCACAGGATACGCTATACCTGCAGCCCTGTCGAGGATTGGTCCCCACCATTGGAGCTCAGTTCTGATGGGGACATGGATGCCACAGTGCTTCGAGAGCTGTACCCAGACTCTCCACCAGG CTATGAGGAGTGCATGGGACCAGGGGCCACTCAGCTGTACATCCCGACCGATGCCCCACCGCCCTACTCGCTGACCGACTCCTACCCCGTGCTGGATGGCGCCATGAATGTGGGCagcggccccagccccggccgaTACCAGCAGGCACAGAGGATCCTGGGCTTTGGTGGCCTCCGCACCGTCTCCATGGATACCCTGCCCCCTTATGAGGCTGTGTGTGGGGTCAACCCCGCATCAGGTCTGCTGCCGCTGCCTGGACCAGAACCAGGGCTAAGGAGCTCCCAGGGCTCACCCACCCCAACCCAGGCGCTGGCCTCTGGTCCAGAGAGGATTCTGTGA